A window of Chloroflexota bacterium contains these coding sequences:
- a CDS encoding flippase-like domain-containing protein, producing MFRRRFWIGLILALVFLYLFFYRVDMRQVVASLSRVNYLWAIPAVLAYLGGLWFRAVRWRYILLPLARVSPQRLFVPMVISFALNNILPGKVGLVARTYMAGQREGISNVAMGATVVLDQVFDGLALMLLLVGLSLFFPLTGWARHIATLALTLYGAFLLLFFIAISSPQIPRRLARPFLRSRWKEKGERYLELALSGVKAIRSPGTLALVIFFSLLVWFAEAGVFYFMALAFQLKLPFNVLLLASTIANLAITLPSLPGGVGPYEYFGRQTIVLFGVEGAVATAYIGVVHLVLLVPSTVIGLALIWWYRGSFRPFPGGTP from the coding sequence GTGTTCCGAAGGCGGTTCTGGATAGGTCTTATTCTGGCCCTGGTTTTCCTCTATCTGTTTTTCTACCGGGTAGATATGAGGCAGGTAGTGGCAAGCCTGAGCCGGGTCAACTACCTCTGGGCTATCCCGGCGGTGCTGGCCTATCTGGGGGGGCTGTGGTTCCGGGCGGTACGCTGGAGGTATATTCTTTTGCCCCTTGCCCGGGTGAGCCCCCAGCGCCTTTTCGTTCCCATGGTGATAAGCTTTGCCCTCAACAACATCCTGCCGGGCAAGGTGGGACTGGTGGCCAGGACCTATATGGCAGGGCAGAGGGAGGGCATAAGCAATGTAGCCATGGGGGCCACGGTAGTACTGGACCAGGTCTTTGACGGGCTGGCCCTGATGCTACTGCTTGTGGGCCTCAGCCTCTTCTTCCCCCTCACCGGATGGGCCCGCCACATAGCCACCCTGGCCCTGACCCTCTACGGGGCCTTCCTGCTCCTCTTCTTCATCGCCATCTCCTCCCCCCAAATTCCCCGCCGGCTGGCCCGGCCCTTTCTGCGCTCGCGCTGGAAGGAGAAAGGCGAGAGGTATCTGGAGCTGGCCCTCTCCGGGGTAAAGGCTATCCGTAGTCCGGGGACCCTGGCGCTCGTCATCTTCTTCTCTCTATTGGTGTGGTTTGCGGAGGCGGGGGTATTTTACTTCATGGCCCTGGCATTCCAGCTGAAGCTCCCCTTCAACGTCCTCCTCCTGGCCTCCACTATTGCCAACCTGGCTATCACCCTTCCCTCCCTCCCCGGGGGTGTCGGCCCCTACGAGTATTTCGGCAGGCAGACCATTGTCCTCTTTGGGGTGGAAGGGGCTGTGGCCACGGCCTATATTGGGGTTGTCCACCTGGTCCTGCTGGTCCCCAGCACCGTTATAGGCCTGGCCCTTATCTGGTGGTATCGTGGCTCGTTCCGTCCGTTCCCCGGGGGGACCCCTTGA
- a CDS encoding TIGR03663 family protein — protein MRQRPSIRWDSRFWPYLLLFLVALGMRLWDLEARPYHYDESLHAYYSWDFYMGRGYAHDPMMHGPFKFLFTSAIFQFLGDSDFTARLLPAFMGALLVLLPYLLRKGLGEKGAFLTAVFLTFSPSFLYFSRFIRDDIFMTFWVLLLVTAIWRYWEDGKDGYLYLGAFALAMGFVTMETTMLFLPLFLLFLLFFTWREFLQALKRGLSFSSLSPPAAMFLLLLSLALPFYAAGASIFQGLLGITLASSTAPEGSPVGVGMWVAAGVGIFLFGVSLFLGLRWSPRRWLLSAVLFYGIYITLYTTFFQNTTDGLATGAWGSLGYWLVQHGRDRLSQPWFYYPLLLSIYEFLPLILGGVGFVYYLRRRQRFTSFLLYWAVGALLMFTFVGEKAPWLVLHIALPLILLAGRFGGELLGRVKGFPLAVGAIAFLFLFVFWARASFQASFNRSDEPAQMLVYAQGSWDIVRVKEELDVLSRQQDFRLRVETEVSWPWTWYLRNNKDVLYSISGVAPGDAVLARPAQADSLKLSKDDYRAERFTLLVWFREDYKGWGLRDLPQAARWWWGYFSRRDVLPYWSSEGVALLPRL, from the coding sequence ATGAGGCAGCGGCCATCCATCAGGTGGGATAGCAGGTTCTGGCCCTATCTCTTGCTTTTCCTCGTGGCCCTGGGGATGAGGCTCTGGGACCTGGAGGCCCGTCCCTACCATTATGATGAGTCCCTCCACGCCTATTACAGCTGGGATTTCTATATGGGGAGGGGTTATGCCCACGACCCCATGATGCATGGCCCCTTCAAGTTCCTGTTCACCTCCGCCATCTTTCAGTTTCTCGGGGACAGCGATTTCACCGCCCGCCTCCTGCCCGCCTTCATGGGGGCCCTGCTGGTTCTCCTCCCCTACCTCCTGAGAAAGGGGCTGGGGGAGAAGGGGGCCTTCCTCACCGCGGTCTTTCTGACTTTTTCTCCGTCTTTTCTCTATTTCAGCCGTTTCATCCGGGACGACATCTTTATGACCTTCTGGGTCCTGCTCCTGGTCACGGCAATATGGCGCTACTGGGAGGATGGGAAGGACGGCTACCTTTATCTGGGGGCCTTTGCCCTGGCGATGGGCTTTGTCACCATGGAGACCACGATGCTGTTCCTCCCCCTTTTCCTCCTCTTTCTCCTCTTCTTCACCTGGCGGGAGTTCCTTCAGGCCCTGAAGAGGGGCCTTAGTTTCTCCTCCCTCTCCCCACCGGCCGCCATGTTCCTGCTCCTCTTGTCCCTGGCCCTGCCTTTCTACGCGGCGGGGGCGAGTATTTTTCAGGGCCTTCTGGGGATAACCCTGGCCAGCTCCACGGCGCCAGAGGGGTCGCCTGTGGGGGTGGGAATGTGGGTGGCGGCGGGGGTTGGCATCTTCCTCTTTGGGGTTTCTCTTTTCCTGGGCCTCCGCTGGTCTCCCCGGCGCTGGCTCCTTTCGGCGGTGCTCTTCTACGGGATTTATATAACCCTTTACACCACCTTCTTCCAGAATACGACGGATGGGCTGGCGACGGGGGCGTGGGGGTCCCTGGGCTACTGGCTGGTGCAGCACGGAAGGGACCGCCTGTCCCAGCCCTGGTTCTACTATCCCCTCCTCCTTTCCATATACGAGTTCCTGCCCCTCATCCTGGGGGGGGTGGGTTTTGTGTACTATCTCCGCCGCCGCCAGCGCTTTACCAGCTTTCTCCTCTACTGGGCGGTGGGGGCTCTGTTGATGTTCACCTTCGTTGGGGAGAAGGCCCCCTGGCTGGTCCTGCACATCGCCCTGCCCCTTATACTGCTGGCGGGGAGGTTTGGGGGGGAGCTTCTGGGCAGGGTAAAGGGTTTCCCCCTGGCCGTGGGGGCCATAGCCTTCCTTTTCCTGTTCGTCTTTTGGGCCAGGGCCTCCTTCCAGGCCAGCTTCAACCGTAGCGACGAGCCGGCTCAGATGCTGGTCTATGCACAGGGCTCCTGGGACATCGTGAGGGTGAAGGAGGAACTGGACGTCCTTTCCCGCCAGCAAGATTTCAGGTTGCGGGTGGAGACTGAAGTGAGCTGGCCCTGGACATGGTATCTTAGGAACAACAAGGACGTCCTCTATTCCATCTCTGGCGTCGCCCCCGGTGACGCCGTCCTGGCCCGGCCCGCCCAGGCGGACTCCCTCAAGCTCTCTAAGGATGACTACCGGGCGGAGAGATTCACTCTCCTGGTGTGGTTCCGGGAGGACTACAAGGGGTGGGGACTGCGGGACCTGCCCCAGGCGGCCAGGTGGTGGTGGGGCTACTTCTCCCGGCGCGATGTCCTCCCCTACTGGAGCAGCGAGGGAGTAGCCCTCTTGCCGCGGTTGTAG